The nucleotide window TGCCGGGCGTCGCCGTCCGCGCGGATCGCCGACGAGTGCTGGTCGACGCGGCCGTAGTCGGTTTCGCGCGCGACCGGGGTGTCGGTGACGGTAACGACGGGTGCCGGGAGCTGGCCGGCCAGCGCATCCGACGTCAGCAACACCGGCCCCAGCGCCGGCTGGCCCAGCAGGCGGCGCCGCTCATCCAGCCGCAGTAACACTTCCGGCCCGCCGTCGATGCGTGCCAAGCGGTCGGTGTCGGTCCAATAGGGCGCGCCGGGAGCAACGGCGACATCCGCCGGCTGACCCACTCGGTAGATCTCCACCGCCGGATAGCGCGGCCGCAGTCCGCTGTCGTTGACGAAGCCCGCGAGTGAACCCGGGCCCACCGGTTCGCCGAACTCGGCCACCTTTGCCAGCCCCGGTGAGCCCGCGATGGCCCGGTGCACCAGGATCGGGCGTGCCGACCGCGACGACTCGGGATCGAGATCATTGCGCAGTACCAGATAGGAAATCCCTTGGCGAGCAAGGGTATCGGCCAGACCTGCCGACGGGCGCCCCGCGGCGAACAGGCGCTGGACAGAATCCAGTGCCCGGATCGCCGGCGGCGGGATCAACGGGATCGAGTCGCGCACCCCCCACGGGCTGTCGCCGAGCACTTGTAGCGGCTCGTCGTGGCTGGTGCCCCACACCTGGGTGGCGAACGGTGCGCCTGGTACCACCAGCACCCGCCCCGGGATCGGCGTTGCGGTGTTGTGTTCGCTGAGCCAGTCGGCGGCCTGGTGCCAATACGGTGGAATCGCGCGGAAGGTGCCGGGTGGGGTAAGTCGACCGGTCCAGGCCAGCGACGTGCTGACCAGCAGCGCCGTCAGGGCAATGATCCCGACCGCGACCCGTTTGTCCCGCTCGGGGTGGGCAAACGCGCGCAACCACACCGCTTTCGGTGCGTTGCCGGGCAGCGGGATCCGGCCTAACACCTCCGCCAAACCCAGTACCAGTGGAAGCCTGAGCACCGGGCCCAGCTTGTGTACATTGCGCAGCGGGGTGCCGGCGGCGTCCAGGAAGGCCTGAACCTGATGGGCCAGTGGCGAACCCAATCCGCCGCCGTAACCGAGCGCCAGCAGCACCACCCCGACCAGCAGCATGGTCACCAGCCGACCCCGGGCCGGCAGGTCACGGCTGGTCAGGCCGGCCAGCCCGGTCGCCGCCACCAGACAGGTGCCCAAAATCGCGACCGATCCGGTGACCAGCGGCGTGCCGGCGGTCGCGTCGGGGGCCACGAACGGTGTCCAGCTATCGGTGCCGCGCAGCATCTCCACCAGCGAGGACCATTGGGTGGTCACGCCCGAGGATTCGATGAAGTCCAGGAAGGGTGGACTGACACCGCGCAGCTGCATCAGCGCCACCAGCCACCACAGCGTCGCCACCGCCAGCGCCAACAACCACCAGGCGGTGTAACGCCACCACAACCGGTTGGGTCGGTGACAGGCCAACCAGATCACCGCGGGCAGACAACCCGCCAGCGTCGCTATGGCGTTCACGGCTCCCATTAACGCCACGGCCAGCCCGGCTTGGGCGGCCAGCGCCCGCACCGACCGACCCGAAGTGCCTCGTAGCGCCAGGATGGTGGGCAGCAGCACCCACGGCGCCAGCATCATCGGCAGGGTTTCCGAGGAGATCGAGCCCAACGTGGTCAACACCCGCGGCGACAGCGCGAACGCCGCCGCCCCGATCACCCGCGATGCCGGGCTGCCGATCCCCAACGCCTCGGCGACCCGCAGCAGGCCCCAGAAGCCGACTGTGAGCAGCACGGCCCACCACAGCCGTTGGGTGATCCACGCGGGCACGCCCAGCAGATGGCCGATGAGGAAGAAGGTGCCGTGCGGGAAGAGGTAGCCGTAGGCCTGGTTTTGTGATTGGCCGAACGGCAGCTCGCTGTTCCACAGGTTGGTCGCGCGGGCCAGGAACCGCATCGGGTTGGCGGTGAGATCCAGTTTGGTGTCGGGGGACACCCGACCGGGGGACTGTGCGAGGGTCAACGTAAGGGAAAGCGCCGCGACGAGCAGCAGCCACCGCCGGGATAGCGGCGTTACCGGCGGGCGTGATGCCCTGTGTGCGGCTGGCGCCCGCGCCGCCGGGTTAGCTACGGTTGCCGTATTCGACCCGGTTGAGCACTGATGACGACGGATCGCCCCCGGGGAGTGGCGGTTTCGTGTCTTGCTGCACCATCAGGGTGACCCCGAAGATTGCGGCGGCGCCCAGCAACAGACCAACCACCACGCTCGCGGCGGCGGGCGCGATGATCCGATTCATCGATTGCTCCTTGAGGCGTCAGGTCTTGGCGTGCAAAGCCTAGCCGCCAACCTAGCAGAACAAGCAGTCACGGCTGCCGAGAGCGCTCGTGGGGCCGGGGCCGGGTGTTCAAACACGGGGTTGTCTCTCCGCACGGCGGCGGGCAGTAGTCATCGAAGCAGCGGTCGCCGTACTGCACCACGGTGTTCACGGCGGGAGCGGGCACGCTGTGGGTGGGCGTCATGCTGCCGCCCTGGACGACGAGCGTTAAGCCGACGGTGGCGGCGGCACCGATGGACAGGCCGGCCGCAATAGTGGCCATCGCGGCCAGTGCGAACCCGGGCATCTACACCTTGTCCCTGCTTCGTAGGGGGTCGGTCGGCGTCGACAAAGAACGTCGACAAGGAAGGTCGCTAAAGAACGTCGCTAAAGAAGAAAACGTAACAGGGGTTGCCCCCCAAACCGCACGATGAAACACCAGCGTGACAGCATGTCCGGATGGCTTTTCCCCGCACCCTGGCGGTGCTCGCCGCCGCGTCAGCGCTGGTGGCGGCCTGCAGCCACGGCGGCACCCGGACCGGCACCTCGTCGGCGACGAGTAATCCCGCACCCGGCAGCCCGCCCCCGGTGGCCGCACCGGCGCCGCGCGTGTGTGCCGATCCCGCGGCCGTACCGGCGGTGCTGCCGATTCGAGACAAGCTGGCCCAGCTATTGATGGTCGGTGTGCGCGATGCCGACGACGCCAGGGCGGTGGTCGCCAACTACCGCGTCGGGGGCATCCTGGTCGGCAGCGACACCGACCTGTCGATGCTGACCAACGGCGCACTCAAGGAGTTGGCCGCCAGCGCCGGCCCGCTGCCGTTGGCGGTGAGCGTCGACGAGGAAGGTGGCCGGGTGTCGCGGCTGAACTCACTGCTGGGGGGCAGAGGACCGTCGGCGAGGGAGCTGGCGCAGACCGAGTCGGCCGATCAGGTCTACCAGATCGCACTGCAGCGTGGCCGGCAGATGCACGAGCTGGGCTTCACCGTCGACCTAGCCCCGGTGGTAGATGTCACGGACGCCCCGGCCGACACCGTGATCGGCGACCGGTCGTTTGGCGCGAATGCGGAAACGGTCACCCAGTACGCCGGTGCCTACGCGCGAGGACTGCGCGACGCTGGGTTGCTGCCGGTGCTTAAGCACTTTCCCGGCCACGGCCGTGCCTCGGGCGATTCACACACCGGAGGCGTCGTCACCCCGCCGTTGAGCGACTTGCAGCACAGTGATCTGGTGCCCTATCGGACATTGGTGACTCAAGCTCCGGTCGGGGTGATGCTTGGCCATCTGCAGGTTCCGGGGCTCACCGGCGACGAACCGGCGAGCCTGAGCAGGGCCGCGGTGGACCTGCTGCGCGGAGGCGCGGGATATGGTGGTCCGCCCTTTGACGGCCCGGTGTTCAGCGACGACCTATCCAGCATGGCCGCCATCTCCGACCGGTACGGCGTCACCGAGGCGGTGCTGCGCAGCCTGCAGGCCGGCACCGACATTGCGCTGTGGGTAACCACCAAAGAGGTGCCCGCCGTGCTGGATCGGTTGGAACAGGCTTTGGCCGCTGGGGAACTGCAAATGCCGGTGATCGACCAATCGGTGGTGCGGGTGGCACGGATGAAGAACGTCACCCCGGACTGCGGCCATTAGCGGGTGTGCGCGTCGGTGGCATTGCTTACTCTAGGGTCAGATAGACAAGCTAGAGAGGCCTGACTTAGGCCAAAAGGGGATGCAATGGCAGGTGGTACCAAGCGGCTACCGCGTGCCGTTCGCGAGCAGCAGATGCTCGACGCCGCTGTGCAGATGTTCTCCCTCAACGGCTATCACGAGACCTCGATGGACACCATCGCCGCGGCCGCGGAAATCTCCAAGCCGATGTTGTACCTGTACTACGGGTCGAAAGAGGATCTCTTCGGCGCCTGCCTGAACCGTGAGATGAGCCGGTTTATCGATGCGGTGCGCGAGGACATCGACCTGAAACAGAGCCCGAAGGACTTGCTGCGTAACACGATTGTGTCCTTCCTGCGCTACATCGACACCAACCGCGCGTCGTGGATCGTGATGTACACCCAGGCCACCAGCTCGCAAGCGTTCGCTCAGACGGTGCGCGAGGGGCGCGAACAGATCGTCGAACTCGTGGCCGGCATGCTGCGCGCGGGTAGCCGCAGCCCTCGGTCAGACGCCGAAATCGACATGATGGCGGCCGCGTTGGTCGGCGCGGGCGAGGCGGTGGCCACCCGGCTCAGCACCGGCGACACCAATGTCGACGAGGCGGCCGAGATGATGATCG belongs to Mycobacterium basiliense and includes:
- a CDS encoding DUF2613 family protein, with the protein product MPGFALAAMATIAAGLSIGAAATVGLTLVVQGGSMTPTHSVPAPAVNTVVQYGDRCFDDYCPPPCGETTPCLNTRPRPHERSRQP
- a CDS encoding DUF2613 domain-containing protein, with amino-acid sequence MNRIIAPAAASVVVGLLLGAAAIFGVTLMVQQDTKPPLPGGDPSSSVLNRVEYGNRS
- a CDS encoding glycoside hydrolase family 3 N-terminal domain-containing protein, giving the protein MAFPRTLAVLAAASALVAACSHGGTRTGTSSATSNPAPGSPPPVAAPAPRVCADPAAVPAVLPIRDKLAQLLMVGVRDADDARAVVANYRVGGILVGSDTDLSMLTNGALKELAASAGPLPLAVSVDEEGGRVSRLNSLLGGRGPSARELAQTESADQVYQIALQRGRQMHELGFTVDLAPVVDVTDAPADTVIGDRSFGANAETVTQYAGAYARGLRDAGLLPVLKHFPGHGRASGDSHTGGVVTPPLSDLQHSDLVPYRTLVTQAPVGVMLGHLQVPGLTGDEPASLSRAAVDLLRGGAGYGGPPFDGPVFSDDLSSMAAISDRYGVTEAVLRSLQAGTDIALWVTTKEVPAVLDRLEQALAAGELQMPVIDQSVVRVARMKNVTPDCGH
- a CDS encoding TetR/AcrR family transcriptional regulator — its product is MAGGTKRLPRAVREQQMLDAAVQMFSLNGYHETSMDTIAAAAEISKPMLYLYYGSKEDLFGACLNREMSRFIDAVREDIDLKQSPKDLLRNTIVSFLRYIDTNRASWIVMYTQATSSQAFAQTVREGREQIVELVAGMLRAGSRSPRSDAEIDMMAAALVGAGEAVATRLSTGDTNVDEAAEMMIDLFWRGLKGAPVNREIGSKSATG